One Deefgea tanakiae genomic region harbors:
- a CDS encoding sigma-70 family RNA polymerase sigma factor has product MSFLAADLQSHHFALLRYALFQLNDAQLAEDVVQETMLAALEKPESFSGQSSLKTWLMGILKYKVLDVHRRRYRDPQLISPLIDEENDRSDFDVLFDSSGHWGSEAPRNWGKPEANLEDRHFWQTYELCATKMPRRTAMVFAMREVMELEISDICNQLEITTTNCSVLLYRARMSLRLCLEQNWFESSAVSHS; this is encoded by the coding sequence ATGTCATTTTTAGCAGCCGACTTGCAATCTCATCACTTTGCTTTACTGCGTTACGCACTATTTCAATTGAATGACGCGCAGTTGGCCGAAGATGTGGTGCAAGAAACGATGTTGGCGGCGCTTGAAAAACCAGAGTCGTTTTCTGGGCAATCGAGCTTAAAAACATGGCTAATGGGCATATTGAAATACAAAGTGCTTGATGTGCATCGCCGCCGTTACCGCGATCCACAGCTCATTTCGCCGCTAATCGACGAAGAAAACGACCGTAGTGACTTTGATGTGTTGTTCGATAGCTCCGGCCACTGGGGTTCTGAAGCACCGCGTAACTGGGGCAAACCAGAAGCCAATCTCGAAGATCGGCATTTCTGGCAAACGTATGAATTGTGTGCCACTAAAATGCCACGTCGCACCGCAATGGTTTTTGCGATGCGCGAAGTAATGGAGCTCGAAATCAGCGATATTTGTAATCAATTAGAGATCACCACGACTAATTGCTCAGTCCTTTTGTATCGAGCACGCATGAGTTTGCGTCTTTGCTTGGAACAAAATTGGT
- a CDS encoding DUF2782 domain-containing protein, producing the protein MRSLIISLSLLLTMPAFAAEVADAPPPMPAEASEDQPKVDIRVVQKGDVTMTEYRMNGHLYQIRVVPAVGPEYYLVDPNGQGNFVRQSGPTENIAVPRWVLFRW; encoded by the coding sequence ATGCGTAGCCTCATCATTAGCCTCAGCCTACTTCTGACCATGCCGGCTTTTGCGGCAGAAGTAGCAGACGCGCCGCCCCCCATGCCAGCCGAGGCGAGCGAAGATCAACCTAAAGTCGATATTCGCGTGGTGCAAAAAGGCGATGTGACGATGACCGAATATCGTATGAATGGCCACCTCTATCAAATCCGAGTCGTCCCTGCAGTAGGCCCTGAATATTATTTGGTTGATCCCAATGGCCAAGGCAATTTCGTCCGCCAAAGCGGCCCAACAGAAAATATCGCCGTACCACGCTGGGTCTTGTTCCGCTGGTAA
- a CDS encoding homoserine kinase — MSVFTTVATSDLVPFLQRYSLGQLVELKGISAGVTNTNYFVTTTHGKYVLTLFETLRADELPYYVNLMVHLAQHGIAVAAPIANLQHQYIDELNGKPTLLVPCLPGAVIDNPNAEQCGQVGEMLAQMHLAATSYSGKMDNPRGPQWWSATAQEMYPFMNEADAALLHAEVALQSQHKFDQLPQGVIHADLFRDNALMNGDQVGGFIDFYYACNDILLYDLAITLNDWCVLENGDIDDARARAMLAGYQSVRPLTEAEITDWPIMLRAAALRFWVSRLLDFYKPAAGEMTFAKDPSHFQRVISHHAARQNFWIN; from the coding sequence ATGTCTGTTTTTACTACGGTCGCGACTTCCGACCTCGTTCCTTTCCTACAACGCTATTCATTAGGTCAACTCGTCGAGCTAAAGGGCATTTCAGCGGGTGTGACAAATACCAATTACTTTGTCACGACCACGCACGGCAAATATGTTTTAACTTTGTTTGAAACGCTGCGTGCCGACGAGTTACCGTATTACGTGAACTTGATGGTGCATCTTGCGCAACATGGGATTGCAGTCGCCGCGCCAATTGCCAATTTGCAGCATCAATACATCGATGAACTGAACGGAAAACCAACGCTACTCGTACCCTGCTTGCCGGGCGCAGTCATCGACAACCCAAATGCAGAACAATGCGGCCAAGTTGGCGAAATGCTGGCGCAAATGCATTTGGCGGCGACGAGCTACAGCGGCAAAATGGACAATCCGCGCGGCCCGCAATGGTGGTCGGCGACGGCGCAGGAAATGTATCCATTTATGAACGAGGCTGACGCAGCGCTGTTGCACGCCGAAGTGGCACTCCAATCCCAACACAAATTCGATCAGCTACCGCAAGGCGTGATTCACGCCGATTTATTCCGCGACAATGCACTGATGAATGGCGATCAGGTTGGCGGCTTTATTGATTTTTACTACGCTTGCAACGACATCTTGCTGTACGACTTAGCCATTACGCTCAACGATTGGTGCGTACTTGAGAATGGCGATATTGATGATGCGCGCGCACGCGCCATGCTGGCTGGCTATCAATCGGTGCGTCCATTGACTGAAGCGGAAATTACCGATTGGCCCATCATGCTGCGCGCTGCCGCCTTGCGTTTCTGGGTGTCGCGTTTGCTTGATTTTTACAAGCCCGCAGCAGGTGAAATGACCTTTGCCAAAGACCCAAGCCATTTCCAACGCGTGATTAGTCATCACGCCGCACGGCAAAACTTCTGGATTAATTAA